From a region of the Luteolibacter arcticus genome:
- a CDS encoding FecR family protein, which yields MKARLSFAATTAITLLALTGPLLASPLSEAQITYIVKDVRTVDPQKAPRPAKLREKLNTEQSVRTGIASRTELLFNDNTLTRIGANSHFSFTEGTRNMELKNGVILLQVPKGAGGAEIRTAAVTAAVTGTTIMLEASPGFTKLIVLEGSAWITPHGDKRKRKTNVKAGQEVILPNEAQKAPAPVVINLDVLVKTSKLASGKWGVALDKVLIDQAIAQQSRKGFVPTNLAIVGPGSNVVQLPEAGRLPPPPIVRTNPNGQPPGNPTDNPGNPGTGGP from the coding sequence ATGAAAGCACGACTTTCCTTCGCCGCGACCACCGCGATCACCCTGCTTGCGCTGACCGGTCCGCTGCTCGCCTCCCCGCTGAGCGAGGCGCAGATCACCTACATCGTCAAAGACGTCCGCACCGTCGATCCCCAGAAGGCCCCGCGTCCGGCCAAGCTGCGGGAAAAGCTCAATACCGAGCAGTCCGTGCGGACCGGCATCGCCTCGCGCACCGAGCTGTTGTTCAACGACAACACGCTGACCCGCATCGGGGCGAACTCGCACTTCTCCTTCACCGAAGGCACCCGCAACATGGAGCTGAAGAATGGCGTGATCCTGCTCCAGGTGCCGAAGGGTGCCGGTGGCGCGGAAATCCGCACCGCCGCCGTGACCGCCGCCGTGACCGGCACGACGATCATGTTGGAGGCGAGCCCCGGCTTCACCAAGCTCATCGTCCTGGAAGGCAGCGCCTGGATCACGCCCCATGGCGACAAGCGGAAGCGCAAGACGAACGTCAAGGCCGGCCAGGAGGTGATCCTGCCGAATGAGGCGCAGAAGGCCCCCGCCCCGGTGGTGATCAATCTCGACGTGCTGGTGAAAACCTCGAAGCTGGCGAGTGGCAAGTGGGGCGTGGCTCTCGACAAGGTCCTGATCGACCAGGCCATCGCGCAACAATCGCGGAAAGGTTTCGTGCCCACCAATCTCGCGATCGTCGGTCCCGGCAGCAACGTGGTCCAGCTCCCTGAAGCTGGCCGCCTGCCACCGCCGCCGATCGTCCGCACCAATCCGAATGGCCAACCCCCGGGCAACCCGACCGACAACCCCGGTAACCCCGGTACTGGTGGGCCGTGA
- a CDS encoding CHASE2 domain-containing protein: MATGTSARISRFKRLSRKPLIAICGFCAAAVAVVHLLEYVNLRKDTPLMPSKPLMESQLAAEDFLQRSVGRRAKVDPELVFLAMDTASVRLDHFREEDIAASPALQMMQQEWPWPRAVHVKILERLMDAGAKVVVIDVLFPSEREGDEEFRAALDRYRDRVVIGCNFGSGEREKGGTDTLELPSASLIDRTAPLDDRVAFVNFWPDTDSVIRHGVSRTTRAEVDGHLPAPDEEVLDSLAAKALKKSGRADAVAGDPRRRIRLAGPMKTFRPISVCDLFDERRWNSPDEFRQGDFFRGKIVVLGAEGNSAKDEVLTPMGFMGGPELHLNAINAGLQGEYLRSTSRLASLWFIGAGGVVALMLCYWARGPLLRLGLLVATCAGWVGAAILAYGQAGLFIPTVGPLVALASGGVACLGWDFFLERRDRVRVRSILDRYVAKNVVELVVAESDAFSAALKGQRRYVATLFSDIRGFTTMTEESDPEELVAQLNEYFFAMVEGVLAEGGTLQDYIGDAIMAVWGDTRTLSREESAFHGVRTALLMETALVDLNRRWASVPGRRQFEIGIGINQGDVVVGSLGHPMRLRFAAVGDGINTAARLETATKHFGCRILVGETVESVTRGRFHYRRVDRVRFKGKGVPIEVYTPLGDASSPVPPWLDNYEQAVTLYRERRFAEAAGMFQAVADAIGGEDALCRMYLGRCEHFAAEPPEPDWDGSYTMSEK, encoded by the coding sequence TTGGCCACTGGAACTTCCGCCCGGATCTCCCGGTTCAAACGCCTTTCCCGCAAGCCCCTGATCGCGATCTGCGGCTTCTGCGCGGCGGCGGTGGCCGTGGTGCATCTGCTGGAATACGTGAACTTAAGGAAGGACACGCCGTTGATGCCGTCCAAGCCGTTGATGGAGTCGCAACTCGCCGCCGAGGATTTCCTGCAACGATCCGTCGGCCGGCGCGCGAAGGTGGATCCGGAGCTGGTGTTTCTGGCGATGGATACGGCGTCGGTTCGCCTCGACCACTTTCGCGAGGAGGATATTGCCGCGTCACCGGCCCTCCAGATGATGCAGCAGGAATGGCCGTGGCCACGTGCCGTCCATGTGAAGATTTTGGAACGCCTGATGGACGCCGGGGCGAAAGTCGTGGTGATCGATGTGCTGTTTCCGTCAGAGAGGGAAGGCGATGAGGAGTTCCGGGCGGCGCTCGATCGGTATCGCGACCGGGTCGTGATCGGGTGCAATTTCGGAAGCGGGGAACGTGAGAAGGGCGGAACCGACACGCTGGAGCTTCCTTCGGCGTCGCTCATCGATCGCACCGCACCGCTCGACGACCGGGTCGCGTTCGTCAACTTTTGGCCGGACACGGACTCGGTCATCCGCCACGGGGTCTCCCGCACCACCCGGGCGGAAGTGGACGGTCACTTGCCCGCGCCCGATGAAGAGGTGCTCGATTCCCTTGCCGCCAAGGCATTGAAGAAAAGCGGCCGCGCCGATGCCGTGGCCGGCGACCCGCGGCGACGGATCCGACTCGCCGGCCCCATGAAGACCTTCCGGCCGATCTCGGTGTGCGACCTCTTCGACGAGCGGAGATGGAACTCGCCCGATGAATTTCGCCAGGGTGATTTCTTTCGCGGCAAGATCGTGGTCCTCGGCGCGGAGGGGAACTCGGCGAAGGATGAGGTACTCACCCCGATGGGGTTCATGGGGGGGCCGGAGCTGCATCTCAATGCCATCAATGCCGGGCTCCAAGGGGAATACCTCCGCAGCACCTCCCGCCTGGCCAGCCTGTGGTTCATCGGGGCAGGCGGTGTCGTGGCGCTGATGCTGTGCTACTGGGCCCGCGGGCCGCTGCTGCGGCTGGGACTGCTGGTTGCCACCTGCGCGGGCTGGGTGGGTGCGGCGATTCTTGCGTATGGCCAGGCGGGGCTCTTCATCCCCACGGTCGGCCCCTTGGTCGCACTGGCGTCGGGCGGGGTCGCTTGCCTGGGCTGGGACTTCTTCCTCGAACGTCGCGACCGGGTGAGGGTGCGTTCCATCCTCGACCGCTATGTCGCGAAAAACGTGGTGGAACTGGTTGTTGCGGAAAGCGACGCCTTCTCCGCCGCGCTGAAAGGCCAGCGACGATACGTGGCGACGCTCTTTTCGGACATCCGCGGGTTCACCACCATGACCGAGGAGTCGGACCCGGAAGAACTGGTCGCCCAGCTCAATGAATACTTCTTCGCGATGGTCGAGGGAGTCTTGGCAGAGGGCGGGACGCTGCAGGACTACATCGGCGACGCCATCATGGCCGTCTGGGGTGACACCCGGACGCTGTCGCGCGAGGAGAGTGCTTTTCACGGCGTCCGGACCGCCCTGCTCATGGAGACGGCGCTCGTGGATCTCAACCGGCGCTGGGCCAGCGTCCCCGGTCGCCGCCAGTTTGAGATCGGCATCGGCATCAATCAGGGGGATGTGGTCGTCGGCAGCCTGGGGCACCCGATGCGGTTGCGCTTCGCGGCGGTGGGGGACGGCATCAACACCGCCGCCCGCTTGGAAACGGCCACCAAGCACTTCGGCTGCCGCATCCTCGTCGGCGAGACGGTGGAAAGTGTGACCCGCGGGCGCTTCCACTACCGGCGGGTGGACCGCGTGAGGTTCAAGGGCAAGGGCGTGCCCATCGAGGTGTATACCCCGCTGGGCGATGCTTCTTCCCCCGTGCCGCCGTGGCTCGATAACTACGAGCAAGCGGTCACCCTCTACCGGGAGCGACGGTTTGCCGAGGCGGCCGGGATGTTCCAAGCCGTGGCCGACGCCATCGGCGGGGAGGATGCGCTGTGCCGGATGTATCTCGGCCGCTGCGAGCATTTCGCGGCCGAGCCACCGGAGCCGGATTGGGATGGTTCCTACACGATGAGTGAGAAGTAG
- the lpxD gene encoding UDP-3-O-(3-hydroxymyristoyl)glucosamine N-acyltransferase: MPLTLSELARLVDGDIVRGGPDLLIEGIAALDEAGGSELSFLGNEKYRAQYLATRAGAVIVPRGVTEGPETSALIAADNPSFAFGLAVKHFVAATARVFTPGIHPRAIVDESAKLDPTKVRVHAGAVVMAGAEIGDGSEIGPNTVVGEQVKVGRDCLFYANVTIRERCLIGDRVILQPGCVIGSDGYGYEVVDGRHVKVDQVGIVEVQDDVEIGANTAIDRARFGRTVIGQGSKIDNLVQVAHNVQLGSHCLLVSQCGLAGSSRLGDYVVVAAQAGVGGHVKIDDKAVLAGRAGATTDLEGGKTYSGHPARPYMEEQRSRAMIRQLPKLVDRVKALEKKKD, encoded by the coding sequence GTGCCCCTGACCCTCTCCGAACTGGCCCGCCTCGTCGATGGTGACATCGTCCGTGGCGGGCCTGATCTTTTGATCGAAGGCATCGCCGCGCTCGATGAAGCCGGCGGCTCCGAGCTGTCGTTCCTCGGCAACGAGAAGTACCGGGCCCAGTATCTGGCAACCCGGGCAGGCGCGGTGATCGTGCCGCGCGGCGTGACCGAAGGCCCGGAAACGAGCGCCCTGATCGCCGCCGACAATCCGTCCTTCGCCTTCGGGCTGGCGGTGAAGCATTTCGTCGCGGCCACGGCGCGGGTTTTCACGCCCGGCATTCACCCGCGGGCGATCGTCGATGAGTCGGCAAAGCTCGACCCCACCAAGGTCCGTGTCCACGCTGGCGCGGTGGTCATGGCCGGAGCCGAGATCGGCGACGGCAGCGAGATCGGGCCGAATACGGTGGTCGGCGAGCAGGTGAAGGTCGGCCGCGATTGCCTCTTTTACGCCAATGTCACCATCCGCGAGCGTTGCCTGATTGGCGACCGGGTGATTCTCCAGCCCGGCTGCGTGATCGGCTCGGATGGCTACGGCTACGAAGTTGTCGATGGCCGCCATGTGAAGGTCGATCAGGTCGGCATCGTCGAGGTGCAGGACGACGTGGAGATCGGCGCGAATACCGCCATCGACCGCGCGCGGTTCGGCCGCACCGTGATCGGGCAGGGGAGCAAGATCGACAATCTCGTTCAGGTCGCCCACAACGTGCAGCTCGGTAGTCATTGCCTGCTCGTGTCGCAGTGCGGCCTGGCAGGCAGCTCTCGGCTCGGCGATTACGTCGTGGTGGCAGCCCAAGCCGGCGTCGGCGGCCATGTGAAGATCGATGACAAGGCGGTCCTTGCAGGACGTGCCGGGGCGACGACCGATCTCGAAGGCGGCAAGACCTACAGCGGCCATCCCGCGCGGCCCTACATGGAGGAGCAGCGCTCCCGTGCCATGATCCGCCAGTTGCCGAAGCTGGTGGACCGGGTGAAGGCGTTGGAGAAGAAGAAGGACTGA
- a CDS encoding response regulator: MKTSFKILVVDDHFVVRAGLRDILHHEPDLLVVGEASNGHEAVEAFSRLLPDVTVMDLRMPVCGGVEAIRLIRGKHPEARILVLSSFDGDEDIHAALAAGAMGYMLKHSSGDQITPAVRALLKGKRWIPSEIASHLASRERGEILSEREREIVRLLVLGEANKQIGSALGITELTVKSHMKNILAKLQVRDRTEAVTVALRRGIVHLPDV, encoded by the coding sequence ATGAAAACCTCCTTCAAGATCCTCGTCGTGGACGATCACTTCGTCGTCCGTGCGGGACTGCGCGACATCCTTCATCATGAGCCTGACCTGCTGGTGGTGGGCGAAGCGTCCAATGGCCACGAAGCCGTCGAAGCCTTCTCGCGGCTCCTGCCGGACGTGACCGTCATGGACCTCCGCATGCCGGTCTGTGGCGGCGTGGAGGCCATCCGGCTGATCCGTGGGAAACATCCAGAGGCGCGCATTCTGGTGCTGAGCAGCTTCGATGGGGACGAAGACATTCACGCCGCCCTTGCCGCCGGGGCGATGGGCTACATGCTCAAGCACAGCTCCGGCGACCAGATCACGCCGGCCGTCCGCGCCTTGTTAAAGGGAAAGCGCTGGATCCCCTCGGAGATTGCCAGCCACCTCGCGTCACGGGAGCGCGGTGAGATCCTCTCCGAACGCGAACGGGAGATCGTTCGCCTGCTGGTCCTTGGTGAGGCGAACAAGCAGATCGGCAGCGCGCTCGGCATCACCGAACTCACGGTGAAGTCGCACATGAAAAACATCCTCGCGAAGCTGCAGGTCCGCGACCGCACGGAGGCTGTCACGGTTGCACTGCGCCGTGGCATCGTGCACCTGCCAGACGTCTGA
- a CDS encoding OmpH family outer membrane protein — MTIIRRISALIAAVALCGTAVAQEGKLKIATVDMQQLFKEYHRTNEAQKEINVERARIQKDNNDRLATIRELDTQLQNMRKQLEDPTIAQSKKESVFTEWNVKQQEGIALDRERREFLQRRNQSLNEKMVQRMKGILEEIRKLVEEKAKAEDYDYVFDKSGLSTSQVPFFLYTKDATDITAVLLKELNKDAPAESTPSEEAPTLEPGKPVGEE; from the coding sequence ATGACCATCATCCGCCGGATTTCTGCCCTCATCGCCGCCGTCGCCCTCTGCGGGACCGCCGTGGCCCAGGAAGGCAAGCTGAAGATCGCGACTGTCGATATGCAGCAGCTTTTCAAGGAGTATCACCGCACCAACGAGGCGCAGAAGGAGATCAACGTGGAGCGCGCGCGGATCCAGAAGGACAACAACGACCGCCTCGCGACCATCCGCGAGCTGGACACCCAGCTCCAGAACATGCGCAAGCAACTGGAGGACCCGACCATCGCCCAGTCCAAGAAGGAGTCCGTCTTCACCGAGTGGAACGTCAAGCAGCAGGAAGGCATCGCGCTCGACCGTGAGCGCCGCGAGTTCCTCCAGCGCCGCAACCAGTCGCTCAACGAGAAGATGGTCCAGCGCATGAAGGGCATCCTCGAGGAAATCCGCAAGCTGGTGGAAGAGAAGGCCAAGGCCGAGGACTACGACTACGTTTTCGACAAGTCCGGCCTCAGCACCTCCCAGGTTCCTTTCTTCCTCTACACCAAGGACGCCACCGACATCACCGCGGTGCTGCTGAAGGAACTCAACAAGGACGCCCCGGCCGAAAGCACGCCTTCCGAAGAAGCCCCGACGCTTGAGCCCGGGAAGCCGGTCGGCGAGGAGTGA
- a CDS encoding sensor histidine kinase, with protein MDTPHPASERLADFILTNLEAIVSAWEEFARANWPTDEAPDPVDLRDNADNMLRAVAADMKSAQSLEDQKQKSEGNVADPALDGAALKHAKERLAAGFDIVKVVAEFRALRASVMRMWQAQGTPRDAEQGNELVRFNEAIDHLVATSVETHSARVEQGRRLFLGIIGHDLRQPLSSVRLLASVLVRSGPGADFPTIASKIQSGVDAMDALVRDLLDLSGSQLGKPMTMYPAMVDLRELAHEMVARMETVRPDKAFTLATEGDLSGRWDPYRLRQLLSNLLGNAVSHGDTAGAVHLSLCAEGDSVELKVQNEGRPIPKDLLNFLFEPMVRHIQPGAPEEIGSMGLGLYICREIVRAHRGTISASSSAEGTTVFTIVLPRAGAAEPYAPAAPDSRPLEERR; from the coding sequence ATGGACACGCCGCATCCCGCATCCGAGCGGCTCGCAGATTTCATCCTGACGAACTTGGAGGCCATCGTGTCGGCATGGGAGGAATTCGCCCGCGCCAACTGGCCCACGGACGAAGCCCCCGATCCCGTCGATCTTCGCGACAATGCCGACAACATGCTCCGCGCCGTCGCCGCCGACATGAAGTCGGCGCAATCCCTGGAAGATCAGAAGCAAAAGTCCGAGGGAAACGTTGCCGATCCGGCGCTCGACGGGGCAGCCCTCAAGCACGCCAAGGAGCGACTGGCCGCAGGCTTCGACATCGTCAAGGTGGTGGCGGAATTCCGGGCCTTGCGGGCGTCCGTCATGCGCATGTGGCAGGCTCAGGGGACGCCGCGCGACGCAGAACAGGGAAACGAACTCGTGCGCTTCAACGAAGCGATCGACCACCTGGTGGCCACGTCGGTCGAGACCCACAGCGCGCGAGTTGAGCAGGGGCGGCGCCTGTTCCTCGGAATCATCGGTCACGACCTTCGCCAGCCCTTGAGTTCTGTCCGTTTGCTCGCTTCGGTCCTGGTCCGGAGCGGACCCGGTGCCGACTTCCCGACGATTGCGTCGAAGATCCAGAGTGGCGTGGATGCCATGGACGCGCTGGTTCGGGATCTCCTCGACCTCAGCGGCTCGCAGTTGGGAAAGCCGATGACCATGTATCCCGCCATGGTGGACCTCCGGGAACTGGCGCACGAGATGGTGGCACGGATGGAGACCGTGCGTCCTGACAAGGCATTCACGCTCGCCACGGAAGGAGACCTTTCCGGCCGGTGGGATCCCTACCGCCTGCGGCAACTCCTCTCCAACCTACTGGGCAACGCGGTCAGCCACGGCGACACCGCCGGCGCAGTCCACCTGTCGCTCTGCGCGGAAGGCGACTCGGTCGAGCTGAAGGTCCAGAATGAAGGCCGACCGATCCCGAAGGACCTCCTGAACTTTCTGTTCGAGCCGATGGTCCGGCACATTCAGCCGGGAGCGCCCGAGGAGATCGGCAGCATGGGACTGGGGCTGTACATATGCCGTGAGATCGTCCGGGCCCACCGGGGAACGATCAGCGCGAGTTCCTCGGCGGAAGGAACGACGGTCTTCACCATCGTGCTGCCACGGGCAGGCGCGGCGGAGCCCTACGCTCCCGCGGCACCAGATTCGCGTCCGCTTGAGGAACGCCGGTAA
- a CDS encoding DUF1194 domain-containing protein: MKNATLPGRSFRSKLSTLGALTAGVVGFGWPQQAAAESVDSELLLLVDSTQRGLNNRDFDALMDSYADAFTSSDVMNAIQSGSYGRIAVSLMFFGNANTQVVGIPWMSIGSAAEAQTFSLLLRAINRPSSPGSIQVDDALLAAIPLFGTETGAAGNGFESSAQLLEVVAASTPAGGSTAGVPGARNQALATGVDVINAIAVGNQAGSISTYFATNVIGGEAGGVAASSSTSAVNGNLGAFLASQVSGQVNAGAAESLTAVPEPSSVLALVSGLGLLCLRRRRIG; this comes from the coding sequence ATGAAAAATGCGACCCTCCCAGGTCGCAGCTTTCGTTCGAAGCTATCCACCCTCGGCGCGCTCACTGCGGGCGTCGTGGGCTTTGGGTGGCCTCAACAAGCTGCGGCTGAATCCGTCGATAGCGAATTACTGCTCTTGGTGGACTCCACCCAGCGCGGTCTGAATAACCGCGACTTCGACGCGCTGATGGACAGCTATGCCGACGCTTTCACGAGCTCGGACGTTATGAATGCGATCCAATCCGGCTCGTACGGACGGATCGCGGTCTCGCTGATGTTTTTTGGAAATGCCAATACCCAAGTGGTCGGCATTCCCTGGATGAGCATCGGCAGTGCAGCAGAAGCGCAGACCTTCTCGCTGCTGCTCCGTGCGATCAATCGCCCGTCCTCGCCTGGCTCGATCCAGGTGGACGACGCGCTGTTGGCCGCGATCCCGTTGTTCGGCACCGAGACCGGAGCTGCCGGGAATGGCTTCGAAAGCTCCGCCCAGCTTCTGGAAGTGGTTGCGGCCTCGACGCCTGCCGGTGGCAGCACCGCCGGGGTGCCGGGAGCGCGGAATCAAGCGCTTGCGACCGGGGTGGACGTGATCAATGCGATCGCCGTGGGAAACCAGGCGGGAAGCATTTCCACCTACTTCGCGACCAATGTCATTGGCGGTGAAGCCGGTGGTGTGGCGGCTAGCAGCAGCACCTCGGCCGTGAATGGCAATCTGGGAGCGTTCCTCGCTTCCCAGGTGTCCGGACAGGTCAATGCAGGGGCCGCTGAATCGCTGACGGCGGTGCCGGAGCCTTCTTCCGTGCTCGCACTGGTTTCGGGGCTCGGCCTGCTGTGCCTGCGCCGCCGGAGAATCGGCTAA
- the panC gene encoding pantoate--beta-alanine ligase encodes MRLAATTEELRREIASLPRPLVLVPTMGALHEGHLALVRRAREAAGAEGTVAMSIFVNPIQFDRPGDLAAYPQPLAEDLEKCEAGGVDLVFTPGAGSMYFPDRSITVTESLLSQHLCGATRPGHFDGVCTVVLKLFNLFQPDAAVFGEKDVQQLAILRRMVRDLDVPVEIIGYPTVREPDGLAMSSRNVRLAPEHRADAPRIRRALDGARSLLQFGERAAAPFLAAARKHLEDSPFLRIDYLELVDAETLQPVGQIKRPAVLATAVFYGDVRLIDHVTLLP; translated from the coding sequence ATGCGTCTGGCCGCCACAACTGAAGAACTGCGCCGCGAAATCGCCTCCCTGCCCCGCCCGCTGGTGCTGGTGCCGACTATGGGCGCGCTCCACGAGGGCCACCTCGCGCTGGTCCGCCGCGCCCGCGAGGCCGCCGGTGCGGAGGGCACCGTGGCGATGTCGATCTTCGTCAATCCCATCCAATTTGACCGCCCCGGCGACCTCGCCGCCTACCCGCAGCCGCTGGCGGAGGATCTGGAGAAGTGCGAGGCCGGGGGCGTGGATCTGGTCTTCACCCCGGGCGCGGGCAGCATGTATTTCCCCGACCGCTCGATCACGGTGACGGAGTCGCTGCTTTCCCAACACCTTTGCGGGGCGACCCGGCCGGGGCACTTCGACGGCGTCTGCACGGTGGTGCTGAAGCTCTTCAATCTCTTCCAGCCCGACGCCGCCGTCTTCGGAGAAAAGGACGTCCAACAGCTCGCCATCCTCCGCCGGATGGTCCGCGACCTCGACGTGCCGGTGGAGATCATCGGCTACCCCACGGTGCGCGAGCCCGATGGCCTCGCCATGTCATCGCGCAATGTCCGCCTCGCCCCCGAGCACCGCGCCGATGCCCCGCGCATCCGCCGGGCGCTCGATGGCGCGCGCTCGCTGCTCCAATTCGGCGAACGCGCCGCCGCCCCCTTCCTCGCCGCCGCCCGCAAGCACCTCGAGGACTCCCCTTTCCTGCGGATCGATTACCTCGAACTCGTGGATGCCGAAACGCTGCAACCCGTCGGCCAGATCAAGCGCCCCGCCGTGCTCGCCACCGCCGTCTTCTATGGCGACGTGCGTTTGATCGACCACGTGACGCTGCTGCCGTGA
- a CDS encoding histidine kinase, with product MKIPWLLPVMLCFGRLSSAADLPAAEVRPIREIQTASTVEPFKESQVSAEGVVTWVDGGTGLGFYIQDPSGGLLVTREQGPGPKIAERVRVRGMLARGDFAPVIGRAEYQGLGPAALPYVVRASGGGLLNGSFNGERVETDGWIRSAEMTDATTMIGLLDSGASRISFRISNVKTLNPEKLIAAKAWVRGVASPVRSRGTIRQLVEVQLLVNGEEDFRSEQRETASPWELPTTPLRNAFQYHPGQTRGERLHVRGKVIHVADGVGWLHDGDAGLAIRGKEARNLKPGEQIQAVGFRDLESFLPVLSDVVIRPDSGPAITLQAKDMPAWQLQNGLHHADFVAVSGHLLDRIETPAAGGGRHLVLALQSPRGVFTAELNTTSDTKPIEPGSLLRVAGICLVQTDAAGDPVGFKMALPDPASITVLEPAPYFTVRRMLILLSVMLGVLLLAALAGFFLARRNASLRAEVRERQAVASERGRLARDLHDTLEQGLTGIQLQIHGIGLSLKEAPPQTRDRLAAMRQMVQHCHTEVRQSIWDLRAEALEHFDLGEALHRMAQSHFLGSGIRVEFKQQRGGGHIPGLIGDNLLRIGQEAMTNVLKHSQAGMIGIDLTVASGSVTLTISDDGRGLADRSPENKGGAHFGLVGMDERAERIGGRLSIGNRPGGGALVRIEVPLPTTPSLSNKPT from the coding sequence ATGAAAATCCCGTGGCTACTGCCGGTGATGCTTTGCTTCGGCCGCCTTTCCTCCGCAGCCGATCTTCCTGCTGCCGAAGTGCGGCCCATCCGGGAAATCCAAACCGCCTCGACGGTCGAGCCCTTCAAGGAATCCCAAGTGAGCGCGGAGGGGGTGGTGACCTGGGTTGATGGCGGCACGGGCCTCGGCTTTTACATCCAGGATCCAAGCGGCGGACTGCTGGTGACACGGGAGCAAGGTCCCGGCCCGAAGATCGCCGAGCGGGTGCGGGTCAGGGGAATGCTGGCACGTGGAGATTTCGCCCCGGTGATCGGGCGCGCGGAATACCAAGGCCTCGGGCCGGCTGCGTTGCCCTATGTGGTGAGAGCGTCCGGCGGAGGCCTGCTCAACGGTTCCTTCAACGGCGAACGCGTGGAAACAGATGGCTGGATCCGCTCGGCGGAGATGACCGATGCCACGACGATGATTGGACTGTTAGATTCCGGGGCGTCGCGGATCAGCTTCCGGATCAGCAACGTGAAAACCCTGAACCCGGAAAAACTCATCGCGGCCAAGGCTTGGGTGCGCGGTGTCGCCAGCCCCGTCCGTTCGCGCGGGACGATCCGGCAACTGGTGGAAGTACAGTTGCTCGTCAACGGCGAGGAGGACTTCCGCTCGGAGCAGCGCGAAACCGCCTCGCCATGGGAACTCCCTACCACCCCGTTGCGCAACGCGTTCCAGTATCACCCGGGGCAAACCCGAGGCGAACGTCTGCATGTGCGGGGAAAGGTCATACACGTGGCCGACGGCGTGGGCTGGCTGCACGACGGCGATGCCGGCTTGGCGATTCGCGGCAAGGAAGCCAGAAACCTGAAGCCCGGAGAGCAAATCCAAGCGGTGGGGTTCCGTGACCTCGAGAGCTTCCTCCCCGTCCTATCGGACGTCGTCATCAGGCCGGACAGCGGACCGGCGATCACGTTGCAGGCGAAAGATATGCCCGCCTGGCAGCTTCAGAACGGGCTTCATCACGCGGATTTCGTTGCGGTGTCGGGGCACTTGTTAGACCGGATCGAAACACCCGCCGCGGGCGGAGGCCGGCATCTGGTGTTGGCCCTCCAGTCGCCGCGAGGGGTTTTCACCGCGGAACTGAACACGACCTCGGATACCAAACCGATCGAGCCCGGTAGCCTGCTACGCGTCGCGGGGATCTGCCTGGTGCAGACGGATGCTGCCGGCGACCCGGTGGGGTTCAAAATGGCGCTCCCGGATCCAGCATCGATCACCGTCCTGGAACCGGCGCCGTACTTCACGGTAAGGCGCATGCTCATCTTGCTGAGCGTGATGCTTGGCGTCCTGCTGCTGGCAGCCCTCGCGGGATTTTTCCTGGCCCGCAGGAACGCCAGCCTGCGAGCCGAAGTGAGGGAGCGCCAGGCGGTCGCATCAGAACGGGGACGGTTGGCTCGCGACCTTCACGACACCTTGGAACAAGGCCTGACCGGCATCCAGCTTCAGATCCACGGCATCGGCCTCTCGCTGAAGGAAGCCCCACCGCAAACGCGCGACCGCCTCGCCGCGATGCGCCAAATGGTTCAGCACTGCCACACCGAAGTTCGCCAGTCCATCTGGGACCTTAGGGCAGAGGCGCTCGAACATTTCGACCTGGGCGAGGCCTTGCACCGCATGGCGCAGTCCCATTTCCTCGGCTCCGGCATCCGCGTGGAGTTCAAGCAACAGCGGGGAGGAGGGCATATCCCCGGCCTGATCGGCGACAACCTGCTGCGGATCGGACAAGAGGCGATGACCAATGTTCTCAAGCATTCGCAGGCGGGTATGATCGGGATCGATCTAACAGTCGCCAGCGGAAGCGTTACCCTCACCATCAGCGATGACGGGCGAGGCCTTGCGGATCGTAGCCCGGAGAACAAGGGCGGGGCACACTTCGGACTCGTCGGCATGGACGAGCGCGCGGAACGCATCGGCGGGAGGCTTAGCATTGGGAACCGTCCCGGCGGAGGCGCTCTCGTCCGCATCGAAGTCCCCCTGCCGACAACCCCTTCCCTTTCTAACAAACCCACATGA